From Paenibacillus sp. PL2-23:
GCGCAAGGAGCGCTATGGGAAAGCGGTGAACGAAGGGACCGTAGTATCAGTCCCTCGCCCAGGCCGTCCGCTAAGCACGCACTCGCGCACCCAATCTGGGCAGATCGTCAGCGATGCTCAAATTGAGGAGTGGCTGATGGAGCTGGCAGCTGGCGAGGAGCATGGATACGGGTATCTTCTGTTGAACGAGTGCCTGCGCAACCAGCACGCCTTGGTAATCAACAAGAAGAAGACGTACCGTCTCTGTAAGAAGCTGGGCCTTCTTCACCCGCAGCGCCGAAAAATAACGCACTACCCACGTCGCTTGGCACGTAACGCGGAAGTGACGGCATCCAATGAGCAGTGGCAGTTAGATATTAAATACGGTTACGTTGCAGGGTACGACCAATTCTTTTACATTGCGGATATGATCGACGTCTTCGACCGTACGCTTGTAGGCTACCACATTGGCTCCTGTTGCGAGGCGAAGGATGTTTGCCGAATGGTTCGGGCAGCGCTGGACGCTCGTCTGGGGCCTATGGCAAAGCCGCCGGTAATCCGCACAGACAACGGGCCGCAGTTCGTCAGCAAGGCCTTTGGAGAGCTGTGCGAAGAGCGGCAGATTACCCACGAGCGCATACCGCCGAAGACACCAAACATGAACGCGTACATCGAATCGTTCCATGCGACACTTGAGCGTGACCTGCTCAGCAAAGAAACTTTTGATACGTTCCAGGATGCGTACAAGGCTGTAGAAAACTATATCGAGTTTTACAACAACCGGCGGATGCACAGAAGCCTCGGGAAACGCTCTCCTGCTTTGTTCATGGCATGGGCCAAGACAAAGACGCGGGAAGAGCTGGAACCGTTCAAGCGAACGGTGTAAATGAAGCAAACGAGAGTAAAATGGCGAAATATGCAGCTGTGTTACGCCAACTCAGTTTTACATAGGTAATACTCCGGAATTAGGGGGTCTGACCGTATTCACGCATCGGGCTGACGCCCTCGGTCTGTCCGGAGATATGACAGAGAAGCTGAATCAGCCGGACACATCCGACATTCGTCGGACGTCGTAAATACAGAGAACGTTAGGCGAAATCGTATCAAGAATGGAGACAATAAATGAAAATAAAGGACTTATTTCCATCTGAGGACATGCTCTCTAGATGGATAGTTGGATTATCGATTATTCATAATCAATTAAAGTATATTGAAGAACAAGCCTTAAGTTTATTGAGAAGAAAGCAGATACAATTCATTGTGGAGGATATGTCACCTCAATTTAGATTTATGTGTTCTACTTTAAGAGAAGCGATATGGTATTTATATAAGACACGAGAAGAAAAGGAAATAGAAGAATTTATTAATATCCTACCTTCTCATGTTAAACAAGAATATGAAACAATTATGAAATTATTTATAGGTAATGAGGACGAAGATATTCTTCAGAGAATGAGAGATGTACGAGATCGGTCATTTCATTTTCCAAAGCCTAATGATAATAGACACAATGAGTTAAAAGAGGCTTTAGAAAATCTTAAAGAACAGACCGTTATTGAAGGTAATCAAGAATATTTTCTATTTGGCACACAAATTGGTGATTACATAATGTATAAGTCATTTCTAAGAACAGAAGAGTTTAATTCAGAATATGAAAGATCATTAGTTGGCATAAAGAAAGTAAAAGAGGCTTTTCAAGAATATATTAAGTTCTCTAGAGAAGCAATTAATTTTTATATTAGCCATAGAACTGGCTAACATACGACTTCGCCTAACACAGTTTTCACGCATCGGGGCATTCGCCCCTCGGTCCGTCAGATGATACTTCGGGGAAGTGAATCAGCCGGACACATCCGACTTCGTCGGACGTCGTGAATACAAGAACGTTAGATGAAATATACGCTAAGGAGAGATCGTGTGAATGGGTGTCAATTTTACTGCATTATTTGACTATAGTATTAATAAAGCAATGCTTCAATCGTTACCCTTGATACTAAATGATAAATCAAATTTTCAATATCTCTTTAATGCAGCGAACTCACTTGATGATGTATTAATTGAAAATTGGGAATGGCCACAGGATAATGTTCGACATAGATCCATTGAGAAAGAGTTTGAAGATGAGGGTTTCGTAAGTATAGCTGGTCCAGGGGGAATAGTACTTTATATTGGTAATCACTTATGTGAACTTAGCTCAGCTATTAGGTGGAGGACATTTTTATCAGAACAAATAATACAGGAAAAAATAATAAAAATAAGTTTGGAGTTTTCAAAGATTTTTGGATTGCCATTGTATGCTCCTGACTATTTTTGCTTAAGTAGTTTTTTATTCGATGGCGATAACATGGATGATGTAAAGCAATACTTAAAACGGACTTATGGTGATCCAGCAAATACTATAAATGAAATGTGGGATGATCTAAAAAGTTCTAAAGAATATAGGAAATACTACATTAGAACTTTGTAGAATTAATTCGTTGATTCAAAGCAGGCGTATACATCATCTAACACCATATTCGCGCATAGGGCCTTCAGCCCTCGATCCCCAAATCGGTATCAAAGAAGCGGTTGCTGTGGACACAACTGGCATCGCCGGGCGTCGTGAAGGTACGAAACGTTAGGCGAAACTATTCGAACGCGAGGAGGGTATATGAAGTACATATTCCTATTAACTATTGTTATGTTATTAGCGTCTTGTGCATCCGATAATGAGATACCGTCAATTACAAGCACCTTATTAAACCAGTCAGACTCTGAATATTCAATAATAAGTGCAACAGGAACAAATACACCAATGATCTTTAAATTAACAAGTAATGGGGAACAAGAGTCAGTTGAGTTTTGGCTTGATCATTATATTGATGGCAAATATCAAGGAAAAATTCTGAAATTACAAGGCTATACCGATGTGAAAAAGAAAGAAACTAGATTATATTTGTTTTCAAGAACTATTGACGCAGACGAGCAAACGTGGGCATTGTCGTTTCGACAAGACTCCGAAAATTCGATTACCCATACAACACTTAAAATGAATAATGAACAAACTTCCACAAGTTATTATGATGTGTATCCAAATGTAAAGATAGTTAAGGGATACGAAAGTTCTATAGGACGAATAGTAATAGACGGAGATAAGGCGCAAAGAATTGATAAAAATGGTAATGAGGAAACTGTTATTAAAAAAGGACATGAAGTATTTATAGTTAAATGTAAGATGATTTGAGCGTGAGCGGCATCGGCTAACACCATATTCACGCATTGGGCTACGCCCTCGATCCCAGAAGCGGCTTCGAAGAAGTGGTTGCTGTGGACACACCCGGCATTTGCCGGGCGTCGTGAATGTACGGAACGTTATCTGAAATAAATCAAATGACTGAAAGGTGAGTTATGAAGTTTTTCTATCGTTATTTCATATTATCAATAATGTTTGGAATTGTGTTGTATATAAGTACATTTCTTTATTTTGGTGAATATGAACACCGTTATAGAGATGGATTTGTTGTTCCAAATAAACTTGACAAGCAAATTGGAATAATGTTACTAACAATTTTCTTCCTGAATCCGTGACAGCTTAGGTCCCCTACCTCCTAGGCAGTCCGTATTTTGGAAAACAGGCGTAGAAGATTGTGTATCTTACAACATTCCCATCTTCGGATTCAAACAAGAAGCGCTTTTCACAGGAAGCAAGGCATGCGAAATAAACCTCCTTTTTTACAGGGGGGAGGCGACTGGTGGCTGTGCTTGCGTTTCATTCACAATAATCAGGCAAATGCCTGGTAGATTCGACGAACGGTTTGGAACCATGGACTGTAACGGCCGAAATTGAAGGACGTTTGTCGGGCATGGCGGCTGACTCTAGCTGCGATGTAGATGATGTTCTGAATGACAGTTCGGATACGACGGCGCCCGACGCCTCCACGAATCGGTGCATCATCTTGACGTAAGCTTTCTTGTCCCATGATGCGAAGCAGGTTATAGGCGAATACGCCAGCGTGCAGGACTAGCTCATTCGTATCGAACTTGCCTGCCGGCAATCGCTCCAAATCTAGATCGGTCTTAAGCTCACTATGAAATTGCTCGCTTGTGCCATGATCGCGATAAAGCTCAATGACACGCCATGGCGAGCAAGTCAGAGATGTCCAGTAAACGTTCACTTCCACATCTGGAAACATGAGCACCTGCCCATCCCGATCGATCGTACGCACGATGACTTGGAACACTTGACGCAGGTTACAATCGAAGTCTTTCTGTGGAAATGTAATCGCGCCGATGTAGGTGGTCTTCCCAGGGCGTTGCTCACAAGATATCCCTTTGTCTTCGGCTACTCGCAGCCAGCTTTCTTTGGAAGCGCCGCGAAGATTGACTTTAATGATGTAGTCAACATCTTTCTCCGCGTGGCAAACTTGCAAGTTTTCAAGACTATCGTGAGCAGAATCCATACGGACGAGTAGACGATCACTTGTAATGCGACGAGCGTAATGAATCGTTTCCCGAAGGAAATCAGCACCATCTTTCTGGCTGTGTGTACTACCTTCACGCAATTGAAGATTTACGCCATACCCTTCTCGGCCCAAATAGGCAAAGATGGGGGCATATCCAAATGTTCCTTTGTACGTGAGGGAGACACCTTCTTTTTTCGTGCCGGAGTTATCGAACGGCGAAACGTCAATGTCCAGCGGTATGACCGTATGCTCGCCTGCGTCAAGTCCAGTTACCGGGGCATTGAGGTTTCGGATGAGGTCGGCAGATTCCTGCAACAGAATGTCATTCCAATTGGCATCTATTGTTTGTGCAGCGGCATCCAGTCGCTGACGGAGCGTAGGGCTTGAAGGCACTTTGCGAATACCCAGGCATGTTTGAAACACCGTATCTTTGCGAAAAGGCTCGATGTGGTCGAAATCGCTTTTACCTTGGCAGAGCAGACCAAGATAGCTTTTCATGACTTCGCCGTTCCCGTGGATCGGATTCTCCATTCCTTTAACGGCTGAGCGATTAAGACGCTGAGACAACTGTGTATGGGAAAGCAGCGCACCGACCGCAGCCAAGCCTGCATGCGTTGTTAAGAGGATTTCCTTAGATTGGGTGAATTGGATCTTCATATTCAGCACCTCGTTGGTGAAAGTAGATAATAAGCGATTATCTTTAATTTTCGACTTCAGAGATGCATTTTCCTTTAAATATCTCGGTTTTTATAAACTTTGTATCACGGATTCAGGTTCTTATTAGTCTCTAGTTTAATATATTTTATTCTTAACAGACACCATAAACTAATCAAGAGAATAACTAATACCTTACTTGACATAATAATTCTTATGATAATCAGTTTAGTTATTAGCTATCCAATTATGGCGCCGATATATATATTACTTATGAATGAATAAGAAATATTAATATTTATCACAGTACAATATGGTTGTCAATTCATGTTGGTGATCTTCGTCGAGCGTTGTGAACATTCGAAACGTTATAAGAAATAGGCGAAATGCACAAAAAATAAATAATCCTCAATAACAGGTGATTAAATAATGAGATGTCCTCATTGCAACGAAGAATTGACTGATATTTCGTACTGTTTTGGTGCAAAAGCGCCTTACCACTATCTTGTTTTAAATGAAGAAGATCAAAAGGAAAGTGAACTTAATGATGATTTGTGTGTTATTGAATCGAGGGATTATTTTATTAGAGGCCATCTAGGAATTCCAATCATAGGTTCAGATGAAGTATTTATTTGGAGTGTGTGGTCTTCAATAAGTAAAGAGAATTTTGAAACGACAATTGAACTTTGGAATTCAGATCAGCGAAGTCAAGAGCCGGGTTATTTTGGTTGGTTTTCAAGCATGTTACCCATCTACCCTGAGACAATAAACTTGAAATGCATGATACAGACAAGAGAAGTAGGGAATTGCCCATTAATAATTTTAGAGGAATCCGATCATCCTTTATCACTTGAACAAAGGAATGGAATAACGATTGAAAGGGTAGTTGAAATCAATCATTTATTAATGCATGAAGCTTGATGAGACTGAAGATATTTCGAAGAAGACGCCGACATCTTATAACACCATGTTCACGCATCGGGGCATACGGCCCACGTTCCGGAAGAAGTTAGATGTGGATTCGAGGAGGCATATCAGCAGCTGGAAAGTATATTCAGCCGGACATATCCGTCCACCAATCCGCAGTCGTGGCCCTATTCTTTGGACCCTTAAGGCGGAAGATAAAGAGCGGATCGTTACCGACAATAACAGAATGGATTAGTTTTAAGGAAGAGACAGAATTATTATTGAGTCGTTTTCATTCTGAGCAAGAGAAAGATATTTTACCTATATTGATGTGTCCAGATGACAGTGATTTAATATGTATATGTACCATAATTGTTGCCGAAGTAACAAAAACTGATAATGAAGTAATTTGGAGTCGAGTCGGAGTAGATTCAAGTCAATTAGGAACTCCTTATAATTATGAACTTATAGGCACAACAGTAGTCTGGTTAGATTTAGCGCCTGAAATGAGTTTTTTAAAAAGCAGTATTTACAGGAAGAAGAAGCAGCCGGACAACCCTGCGAGGCTAAGTCTTCTACACGTCTCCCGTTGAAACCGAGAACAAAATAAAACACAAAGGAGTGGTTAATGTGGCGTTTGATACATTTTCTAAGAAGAGACTTGAAAAGATATTAAATAACTACATAGAGGAAAAGATCCCTGATCATCTCAAAATGGAAATTAAAATATTGTATAAGTTCCGAGGTAACACAATTACACTCACACAAGAAAGACCCTCATATAGACCAGGACAAAGAGTGGAACTCCCGATCGCACAGTTCAGATATATAGATAATAAATGGAGTGTATACTGGAAAGACAGTAAAGATAAGTGGCATTTTGTTGAAAATATAAAACCGATAGAAGATTTTGAAAAACAGTTAAAATCGATTGATAAAAAAGAATATGGATACATGTGGATGTAAATAACATTATATTCACTTATCGGGCATTCGCCCTCAGTGCGGATATATGATATTGGCAAGGAAGCGGAACCCGTCGGACACATCGGCATTAACTTAACAGCTAAAGGAGTCAAACGATGATTATTTACTTAGATGACAAAATGCAAAAAGCAATAGATGTCGCCGAGGAAAATTGGAGATGAATGCTCTCTAGTGCTTCTGTCGTCACCAGTTGCAGTTGAATACTACCCAAAAATAGGATTTGAAAAAGCAAATAACGCATATGTAGTGAAAAGGAAGAAGTAATAGACCGCGTTGCGGACACTCCCGTTCCTGGTTAAGGCAGTGAAGGTTATGGAAAAACAGGAGTAATTATAACGGTACAGGCACACGATATCGAAGATTTTTATCGAACAATTGTTCTTCAACTTCGTGGTATATGATGGTATAATAGGGAAGAACAATTGAAACTTGTGTGGGCATGGATGTTTGGATCGTTTATCCTTGCACTATTAGCATACATCAACTCTAACAACATGAGAAATTAAAAACCCACCCTATGGTTCAGCGCCGAAGGTGGGCTCTTCTTCGTCTAAACTCTAAATGGATAACCCCAATCTCCACAAAACGGGCCATTCGGTCCAGGTCCTATCCTATTAGCGCCTTAAGGAAAAGTGCTTTATTTATTTTATAGAAAAATTGATAATTCCAATAAAAGACTATACGAGATTTATTTGAACTTCAAGAATGAAAATGAATGAGTTTTGTTAGCAGATCAAAAATGAATAGGACTTCATTATGGGGGGGAAGACATTGCGGGCGACTCAGGATATTCTTCAAATTTGGAGGAAGTTCAATGACTTCCCAATGGAAACCATAACCAAAGCTTGGTATAGCCAAATTGCCTCAGATAGCAAGCAACGAACAGTAGACCTGATGAAGTTGCATCGAGACAAGTATGGAACATCAGGCAATTGCTTTGATCTAGCCATTTGGTTGATTGATGAGGTTAGAAAAAACAATCTAAATTGCTATGCTATATTTACACCACATTCGCATGTGGCCGTGGTCGTTATGAATGAAGAAGGAAGTAAGTATTTATGCGACCTCGGGGATCAATGGATTGAACCTATTCTGATAGACCGGAATCATAATGAATATAATGAAGATTATTTACCGGGTTTCTTTCCAGGTGCCCATATTAAGCTGAAGGTTCAGGCAAATCATCTTGTTGTCACATACAAAAGACCGAATGGGAAGAAAAGCAATCAAAGGTTTGATCTGACTCCAATATCTGATAATGAGTTACTAGCAGCAGGGGAGAAAACACAAAGAAAGTTAAGTACCCCACTGTTAGAAAAAAGATTATTTCTAGATCAACAAGTTGCTCACTGGGAATTTGATAACTATAGAAGCTTTACGAGCTTTGAAACCAGTAGGGAAGAGGAAATTCAACTTGTTAACATGGAGGAATGGGCTAATCGAATAAGTAATAAAAGCGGGATCAGTGAAGAGGTCATATTGAAGTCATTAAGAGTCTATTCAATGAAGCACCAGCGAAAATAAAATCCAATTGCTTATGGAAATACGGTTCGTTATGCGCTATTGCAAAGATCAATTTAAATGGGGGAGCAATATGAAGTTATATCATTTTAGCGAGGAAGATGATATATCCATTTTCAAGCCGAGGGTTAAAGATAACAGAAGAAATATGCCTCCAGTTGTTTGGGCTATTGATGAAGAACATCAATTTACTTTTTTTCTCCCGCGAAGCTGCCCACGAATCGTATATACCAAACATGACGATATAGATGAACAAGATTATAAAAAGTTCTTTGGTACGACAAATGCTGAAATTGTTATCACCTTAGAAGCAAACTGGTACAACTCCATAATGAATACCACATTATATAGATATGAATTACCAAGTGACACATTTTCAATATTTGATGAAAGAGCCGGCTATTATATTTCATATGAAGAAGTAAAGCCAAGCCGGTTGACACTCATCAAAAATGGAATTGAAAGATTAATTGCAATGAATATTGAAGTGCGCTTTACACCTGAATTAAACACTTTAAGAAATGAGCTCTTGAAATCAACAATTAAGGATTTTGGCATATATCATTTTGACAGAGTGGGTGCACTCCATGATATCAGTTAAAAAATATATTGATGATTGTATGAGCAACATTGAGTTCGAGCCTCCTCTTTTTTATAACGCCAAATTTGGTATTCGCTTTGAATTAGGATTGCCCTTTAGTTGGTTAGATGATGAGTCATATTTTAAGATCGTTCAAGAGAGGGCACTTGCTATATTTAGTGCTATTTTCAAATCGAACAGTCCAATCTATGTTATTTATGTTTTATTTGATCCAGTTGAGCCTCTCGATGCATACATAGAGGGAGAAGTTGACTTTTTCTCTACATTTCTTGATAAAAGCTTAATCAGCGACGTAGAGGAATTCAAAGTAGAAGAAGTACTTGATGAAGATACGAATGAATTAATAGGATACACAAAGAGTTATGGAGTTTTATGTACATTAGCAGATATTAATTATAGATCTTTATTGGGCGTTCTTGGTGGATTCTATAACGAAGCACGTATGTACATCAGTGGTCGTGTCTACTTTATAGAGAGCATAAGCAATATTGTGTATCATATTTACGACAATCGCGGTCTCGATGTAGTATCGCCAGATAAAGAATCCATATTTTACTTATACCGAGACTTCAATCAGTGGATACTAAATTATGATAGAGAACAAATCGATAAGAGTTTTGTTGGTATGTCATAGAATACAATAAAGAATTTAGAACTC
This genomic window contains:
- a CDS encoding DUF3885 domain-containing protein, which encodes MISVKKYIDDCMSNIEFEPPLFYNAKFGIRFELGLPFSWLDDESYFKIVQERALAIFSAIFKSNSPIYVIYVLFDPVEPLDAYIEGEVDFFSTFLDKSLISDVEEFKVEEVLDEDTNELIGYTKSYGVLCTLADINYRSLLGVLGGFYNEARMYISGRVYFIESISNIVYHIYDNRGLDVVSPDKESIFYLYRDFNQWILNYDREQIDKSFVGMS
- a CDS encoding DUF6886 family protein, with product MKLYHFSEEDDISIFKPRVKDNRRNMPPVVWAIDEEHQFTFFLPRSCPRIVYTKHDDIDEQDYKKFFGTTNAEIVITLEANWYNSIMNTTLYRYELPSDTFSIFDERAGYYISYEEVKPSRLTLIKNGIERLIAMNIEVRFTPELNTLRNELLKSTIKDFGIYHFDRVGALHDIS
- a CDS encoding DUF2199 domain-containing protein, with product MRCPHCNEELTDISYCFGAKAPYHYLVLNEEDQKESELNDDLCVIESRDYFIRGHLGIPIIGSDEVFIWSVWSSISKENFETTIELWNSDQRSQEPGYFGWFSSMLPIYPETINLKCMIQTREVGNCPLIILEESDHPLSLEQRNGITIERVVEINHLLMHEA
- a CDS encoding IS1380 family transposase, translating into MKIQFTQSKEILLTTHAGLAAVGALLSHTQLSQRLNRSAVKGMENPIHGNGEVMKSYLGLLCQGKSDFDHIEPFRKDTVFQTCLGIRKVPSSPTLRQRLDAAAQTIDANWNDILLQESADLIRNLNAPVTGLDAGEHTVIPLDIDVSPFDNSGTKKEGVSLTYKGTFGYAPIFAYLGREGYGVNLQLREGSTHSQKDGADFLRETIHYARRITSDRLLVRMDSAHDSLENLQVCHAEKDVDYIIKVNLRGASKESWLRVAEDKGISCEQRPGKTTYIGAITFPQKDFDCNLRQVFQVIVRTIDRDGQVLMFPDVEVNVYWTSLTCSPWRVIELYRDHGTSEQFHSELKTDLDLERLPAGKFDTNELVLHAGVFAYNLLRIMGQESLRQDDAPIRGGVGRRRIRTVIQNIIYIAARVSRHARQTSFNFGRYSPWFQTVRRIYQAFA
- a CDS encoding IS3 family transposase: MEDRLHVAQTFIGQGHVAATVLAFTGVSSSTYYERKERYGKAVNEGTVVSVPRPGRPLSTHSRTQSGQIVSDAQIEEWLMELAAGEEHGYGYLLLNECLRNQHALVINKKKTYRLCKKLGLLHPQRRKITHYPRRLARNAEVTASNEQWQLDIKYGYVAGYDQFFYIADMIDVFDRTLVGYHIGSCCEAKDVCRMVRAALDARLGPMAKPPVIRTDNGPQFVSKAFGELCEERQITHERIPPKTPNMNAYIESFHATLERDLLSKETFDTFQDAYKAVENYIEFYNNRRMHRSLGKRSPALFMAWAKTKTREELEPFKRTV
- a CDS encoding DUF3024 domain-containing protein, with the translated sequence MAFDTFSKKRLEKILNNYIEEKIPDHLKMEIKILYKFRGNTITLTQERPSYRPGQRVELPIAQFRYIDNKWSVYWKDSKDKWHFVENIKPIEDFEKQLKSIDKKEYGYMWM